A region from the Pelagovum pacificum genome encodes:
- a CDS encoding DUF1194 domain-containing protein, translating into MVRSTLPILPLFGALAASGAPALAQDCRLALALALDVSSSVDAEEDRQQRLGLAGALLAPEVRAAMFSSPLPVALAAFEWSGRQNQTLILDWTLIDSPAALERAAQRIASSDRSEEEFPTSLGYALGYGSLLLADGPSCLFTTIDVSGDGVNNDGFPPSSAYKAYPFADVTVNGLVVHTGGPPGDEVVAFYRDEVIRGPGAFLEIAQGFDDYERAMRRKLERELTSLPTGKRDLP; encoded by the coding sequence CTGGTGAGATCGACGCTTCCGATCCTCCCCCTGTTCGGGGCGCTCGCGGCGTCCGGAGCGCCTGCCCTCGCGCAGGACTGCCGGCTGGCGCTGGCGCTCGCTCTGGACGTCTCGTCGTCTGTCGACGCGGAGGAGGATCGGCAGCAACGCCTCGGGCTTGCCGGCGCGCTTTTGGCGCCGGAGGTCCGGGCGGCGATGTTCTCGAGCCCGCTACCCGTCGCCCTCGCCGCCTTCGAATGGTCTGGGCGGCAGAACCAGACCCTCATTCTCGACTGGACGCTCATCGACAGCCCCGCCGCGCTTGAGCGCGCGGCGCAGCGGATCGCAAGCTCCGACCGGTCCGAGGAGGAATTTCCGACCTCCCTCGGCTATGCGCTCGGCTACGGGTCGCTGTTGCTCGCCGACGGGCCATCGTGCCTCTTCACCACGATCGACGTCTCCGGCGACGGCGTGAACAACGACGGCTTCCCACCCTCCTCTGCCTACAAGGCCTACCCGTTCGCCGACGTCACGGTGAACGGTCTCGTCGTTCATACCGGCGGTCCGCCGGGGGACGAGGTGGTGGCGTTCTACCGGGACGAAGTGATCCGCGGCCCCGGAGCGTTCCTGGAGATCGCGCAGGGCTTCGACGATTACGAACGCGCGATGCGCCGCAAGCTGGAGCGGGAGCTGACGAGCCTGCCGACCGGCAAGCGCGACCTGCCGTGA
- a CDS encoding DUF1194 domain-containing protein — translation MIRAALLLLAVIGASPAQAACRQALAIGLDVSGSVDQGEYRMQLDGLAGALGSEQVSAALLEGATAPVRLLVFEWSGPQAQRILLPWTDITDEAALQGAIDRLRSIERVRAEPTTAIGEATMLGARLLAEQSDCWQRTLDLSGDGKSNTGRRPQDVQAAELPEGLTVNGLVVGAEPSEAVQRRLVEIGELVAYFQAYVIRGPDAFVESALGFEDYEAAMTRKLLREIRSLAIGALDLPPD, via the coding sequence GTGATCCGCGCGGCGCTCCTCCTGCTTGCCGTGATCGGCGCCAGCCCCGCGCAGGCCGCCTGCCGACAGGCGCTCGCGATCGGCCTCGACGTGTCGGGCTCCGTCGATCAGGGCGAATACCGGATGCAGCTCGACGGGCTGGCCGGTGCGCTCGGCTCGGAGCAAGTCAGCGCCGCCCTGCTCGAAGGGGCGACCGCGCCGGTCCGCCTGCTGGTGTTCGAGTGGAGCGGCCCGCAGGCGCAGCGCATCCTGCTGCCGTGGACCGACATCACCGACGAGGCCGCGTTGCAGGGCGCCATCGACAGGCTGCGCTCGATCGAGCGCGTTCGGGCGGAGCCGACGACCGCCATCGGAGAGGCGACGATGCTCGGCGCGCGGCTGCTGGCGGAGCAGTCCGATTGCTGGCAGCGCACGCTCGACCTGTCGGGGGATGGCAAGTCCAACACCGGTCGCCGCCCCCAGGACGTGCAGGCGGCCGAGCTGCCCGAGGGGCTTACGGTCAACGGCCTCGTCGTCGGGGCGGAGCCGTCCGAGGCAGTGCAGCGCCGGCTGGTCGAGATCGGAGAGCTCGTCGCCTACTTCCAGGCCTACGTGATCCGTGGCCCGGATGCCTTCGTGGAAAGTGCGCTCGGCTTCGAGGATTACGAGGCGGCGATGACCCGGAAGCTGTTGCGCGAGATCCGCAGTCTGGCGATCGGCGCGCTGGACCTGCCGCCGGATTGA
- a CDS encoding DegT/DnrJ/EryC1/StrS family aminotransferase yields the protein MILPPNVYDAEPIPAAAMAEVERLLTSGDLFRYTAPENSPVALLEAEFAAFLGTKYALAVSSCSAALFLSLKALDLPRDARVLIPAFTFAAVPSSVVHADCVPVLVECGDDYRIDMADFAAKLPGASAVIISHMRGHTSDMDAIMALCNEAGVPVVEDAAHSLGTTWHGQNIGTIGRIGCFSFQSYKLVNAGEGGIMVTDDADLVARAIIMSGAYEHNWKKHPVLQDAFATWQNKLPLYNLRLSNLSAAIIRPQLGEVARRVRDGRRNHDLVAARLSASPWLEVPQKLVPEQRAPDSIQFNVTGMSAADTAAFSAAAAARGVKVQVFGHSTDNARAFWNWQFLGETPELPKTRAMLEKACDMRLPARLTPAQCAAIADAVVAAAAEVMEDTRAYGT from the coding sequence ATGATCCTGCCGCCCAACGTCTACGATGCCGAACCGATCCCCGCCGCTGCCATGGCCGAAGTCGAGCGCCTGCTGACCTCCGGCGACCTGTTTCGCTATACCGCGCCCGAGAACTCCCCGGTCGCGCTGCTCGAGGCGGAGTTCGCGGCGTTTCTCGGCACGAAGTACGCGTTGGCGGTCTCCTCCTGCTCGGCGGCGCTGTTCCTGTCGCTGAAGGCGCTGGACCTGCCGCGCGACGCCAGGGTGCTGATCCCGGCCTTCACCTTCGCCGCCGTCCCCTCCTCGGTCGTCCATGCCGACTGCGTGCCCGTGCTGGTCGAATGCGGTGACGATTACCGGATCGACATGGCGGACTTCGCGGCGAAGCTGCCCGGGGCATCTGCGGTCATCATCAGCCACATGCGCGGCCACACCTCGGACATGGACGCGATCATGGCCCTTTGTAACGAGGCGGGCGTGCCGGTGGTCGAGGACGCGGCGCACTCGCTGGGGACAACGTGGCACGGGCAGAACATCGGCACGATAGGCCGGATCGGCTGCTTCTCCTTCCAGAGCTACAAGCTGGTGAATGCCGGCGAAGGCGGGATCATGGTCACCGACGACGCCGACCTCGTCGCGCGCGCGATCATCATGTCCGGCGCTTATGAGCATAACTGGAAGAAGCATCCGGTCCTTCAGGACGCCTTCGCGACGTGGCAGAACAAGCTGCCGCTCTACAACCTGCGCCTGTCGAACCTGTCCGCCGCGATCATCCGGCCGCAGCTCGGCGAAGTGGCGCGCCGCGTGCGCGACGGCCGCCGCAACCACGACCTCGTCGCGGCGCGGCTTTCGGCGTCGCCCTGGCTCGAGGTGCCTCAGAAGCTCGTGCCCGAACAGCGCGCCCCGGACTCGATCCAGTTCAACGTCACGGGCATGAGCGCCGCCGACACCGCAGCCTTCTCCGCCGCCGCGGCGGCGCGGGGCGTGAAGGTGCAGGTGTTCGGACATTCGACCGACAACGCGCGCGCCTTCTGGAACTGGCAGTTCCTCGGCGAGACGCCGGAGCTGCCGAAGACCCGCGCGATGCTTGAGAAGGCCTGCGACATGCGCCTGCCCGCCCGGCTGACTCCGGCGCAATGCGCGGCGATCGCCGACGCCGTCGTGGCGGCCGCTGCCGAGGTCATGGAAGACACCCGCGCTTACGGGACCTGA
- a CDS encoding DMT family transporter yields the protein MTTLTSAHAGRAILTMCLGVILMVTSDAISKWLVERYHPLQILLLRCLIAAPMLATFITLTRGAHRLRSAKPLVHVLRGLLVVFAAWCFFLALKNLPLDTAVTIGFTAPMFIAAISGPLLKERVGRDRWLAILVGFAGVLVIVRPGAGVFGPEALWPVGAAFFYGLVLVAARFIDVRDDFLTMTFWMSVTPVVFCLPVLFVDWPEPEPLDWVLFPAVAVIATLGTALLSQAFRLAPAAVVAPFDYTALIWASLFGWLIWGTVPSIWTYLGAGVIVACGLYLMFTERRARRLEEMLPDPGRPLP from the coding sequence ATGACGACCCTGACATCGGCCCACGCGGGCCGCGCGATCCTGACCATGTGTCTCGGCGTGATCCTGATGGTGACCTCGGACGCGATCTCCAAATGGCTGGTGGAGCGCTACCACCCGCTGCAAATCCTGTTGCTGCGCTGCCTGATCGCGGCCCCGATGCTGGCGACCTTCATCACGCTGACGCGGGGCGCGCACCGTCTGCGCTCGGCCAAACCGTTGGTGCATGTCCTGCGTGGCCTGCTTGTGGTGTTCGCGGCCTGGTGCTTCTTCCTCGCGTTGAAGAACCTGCCGCTCGACACGGCGGTGACGATCGGCTTCACCGCCCCGATGTTCATCGCGGCGATTTCCGGCCCTTTGCTGAAGGAGCGGGTGGGCCGCGACCGCTGGCTCGCCATCCTCGTCGGGTTCGCCGGTGTGCTGGTGATCGTCCGGCCGGGCGCGGGCGTCTTCGGGCCGGAGGCGCTCTGGCCGGTGGGGGCCGCGTTCTTCTACGGGCTGGTGCTGGTCGCGGCGCGCTTCATCGACGTGCGCGACGACTTCCTGACGATGACATTCTGGATGTCGGTGACGCCGGTGGTGTTCTGCCTGCCGGTGCTCTTCGTCGACTGGCCCGAGCCGGAACCGCTGGACTGGGTGCTGTTCCCCGCAGTCGCGGTGATCGCGACGCTCGGCACCGCGCTGCTGAGCCAGGCCTTCCGCCTCGCGCCCGCAGCAGTGGTCGCGCCGTTCGACTATACCGCGCTGATCTGGGCGAGCCTGTTCGGCTGGCTGATCTGGGGCACCGTGCCGTCGATCTGGACCTATCTCGGCGCCGGGGTCATCGTGGCCTGCGGCCTCTACCTGATGTTCACCGAACGCCGCGCGCGGCGGCTGGAGGAGATGCTCCCCGATCCGGGGCGGCCCTTGCCCTGA
- a CDS encoding THUMP domain-containing class I SAM-dependent RNA methyltransferase, whose amino-acid sequence MQPLSLFLATAPGLEQLLADEARAAGFTDPKALPGGVEIKGDWSDAARANRELRGASRVLARFAEFPVFHLAQLDKRSHKIDWAELLRPGTAVKVEATCRKSKIYHAGAAAQRVERAIADTIGKGAGEPIRLLLRIEDNLCTFSLDTSGEPLHRRGHKSFVGKAPIRETMAALFLRDCGFDGTEPLIDPMCGSGTFVLEAAEIALGLAPGRDRDFTLDRLAVAPAAAKPVTPRETSLRFLGYDRDDGAIRGAEANAERAGVAGVTTFARQAVSDLARPDGPPGLIMVNPPYGARIGDRKMLFGLYGALGTVLKERFSGWRVGIVTSDGGLAKATGLPFLAEGPPVAHGPLKVKLYRTDALS is encoded by the coding sequence ATGCAACCGCTCTCCCTCTTCCTTGCCACCGCGCCCGGCCTTGAACAGCTGCTCGCAGACGAGGCCCGCGCCGCCGGCTTCACCGATCCCAAGGCGCTGCCGGGCGGCGTCGAGATCAAGGGCGACTGGTCTGACGCCGCCCGCGCCAACCGCGAGCTGCGTGGTGCGTCCCGGGTCCTCGCGCGCTTCGCCGAGTTTCCGGTGTTCCACCTCGCACAACTAGACAAGCGCAGCCACAAGATCGACTGGGCCGAGCTGCTGCGCCCCGGAACGGCAGTGAAGGTCGAGGCGACCTGCAGGAAGTCCAAGATCTACCATGCGGGCGCGGCCGCACAGCGCGTGGAGCGTGCGATCGCCGATACCATCGGCAAGGGTGCGGGTGAGCCGATCCGCCTGCTGCTGCGGATCGAGGACAACCTCTGCACCTTCTCGCTCGACACGTCGGGTGAGCCGCTGCACCGGCGCGGCCACAAGAGCTTCGTCGGCAAGGCCCCGATCCGCGAGACGATGGCGGCGCTGTTCCTGCGCGACTGCGGCTTCGACGGAACCGAACCGCTGATCGACCCGATGTGCGGCTCCGGGACCTTCGTGCTGGAGGCGGCGGAAATCGCGCTCGGCCTCGCGCCGGGCCGCGACCGGGACTTCACGCTCGACCGGCTGGCCGTGGCCCCGGCGGCGGCGAAGCCCGTGACGCCGCGCGAGACGTCACTCCGCTTCCTAGGCTACGACCGCGACGACGGCGCGATCCGGGGCGCGGAAGCGAACGCCGAACGCGCCGGAGTGGCGGGCGTCACGACATTCGCGCGGCAGGCGGTGAGCGATCTTGCGCGGCCCGACGGACCGCCCGGCCTCATCATGGTGAACCCGCCCTACGGCGCACGGATCGGCGACCGCAAGATGCTCTTCGGTCTTTACGGTGCGCTCGGCACGGTGCTGAAAGAGCGGTTTTCGGGCTGGCGCGTCGGGATCGTCACGAGCGACGGCGGGCTGGCCAAGGCGACCGGGTTGCCGTTCCTTGCAGAAGGACCGCCGGTGGCGCACGGTCCGCTCAAGGTGAAGCTCTACCGGACGGACGCACTTTCATGA
- a CDS encoding UbiA family prenyltransferase — protein sequence MNMSAPIRNNDAHTGRPLVLDADGTLLRTDMMLECFWAGLGTRPIDTLKALRHVGDPARFKSVLAGIAPLRVDLLPVEPEVKALADAARAEGREVAIASASDAALVGPLAAFHKADRAFSSDGQTNLKGPRKAEALVAAYGEGGYDYAGNEPADMGVWTRGKDAITVADPASARTLRAEGRAVTEVKGGWSPADLVRAMRPHQWVKNILLLLPVIAAHDFTLSALLLVLVGMAAFSAAASCIYLVNDLLDLEADRLHPKKKSRPFASGAVPLKVGMVATLGLGAIALSVAAALGPAFLGIVALYMTLSLGYSLKLKRMRWIDIATLASLYTIRVVAGAAASGVDASLFMLIFIFPVFITLGCVKRLTELTLATSDERLPGRGYGRPDRPDLLNMALLGTVGALVIFFAYSFSEQGRALYPDQWLLWVALLPIAWWLSRMVRLGWYGKQDYDPIVFAMKDKRGIGILLITLSLMFYAAGLWQEWATSLFGR from the coding sequence ATGAACATGTCCGCACCGATCCGAAACAACGACGCGCACACCGGACGGCCTCTTGTGCTGGATGCCGACGGCACGCTGCTGCGGACCGACATGATGCTGGAGTGTTTCTGGGCCGGTCTCGGAACGCGCCCGATCGACACGCTGAAGGCACTGCGCCACGTCGGCGATCCGGCCCGCTTCAAGTCCGTCCTTGCCGGTATCGCACCGCTTCGGGTCGACCTCCTTCCGGTCGAGCCCGAGGTGAAGGCGCTCGCCGACGCCGCACGTGCCGAGGGTCGCGAAGTCGCCATCGCCTCCGCCAGCGACGCCGCGCTCGTCGGCCCGCTCGCCGCGTTCCACAAGGCGGACCGCGCCTTTTCCTCCGACGGTCAGACCAACCTGAAAGGTCCCCGCAAGGCCGAGGCCCTGGTCGCGGCCTACGGCGAGGGTGGCTATGACTACGCCGGCAACGAGCCCGCCGACATGGGTGTCTGGACCCGCGGCAAGGATGCCATCACCGTCGCCGATCCGGCGTCGGCCAGGACGCTCCGGGCCGAAGGCCGGGCCGTTACCGAAGTGAAGGGCGGTTGGTCGCCCGCCGATCTGGTCCGCGCGATGCGTCCGCACCAGTGGGTGAAGAACATCCTGCTGCTGCTGCCGGTCATCGCGGCGCACGACTTCACCCTGTCGGCGCTCCTTCTGGTTCTGGTCGGGATGGCCGCCTTCTCTGCGGCGGCCTCTTGCATCTACCTCGTCAACGATCTGCTCGACCTCGAGGCGGACCGCCTGCATCCCAAGAAGAAGAGCCGCCCCTTCGCCAGCGGGGCGGTGCCGCTGAAGGTCGGGATGGTTGCGACGCTTGGACTGGGTGCGATCGCGCTCTCGGTCGCGGCGGCGCTCGGGCCGGCGTTCCTCGGGATCGTCGCGCTCTACATGACGCTGTCGCTCGGCTATTCGCTGAAGCTCAAGCGGATGCGCTGGATCGACATCGCCACGCTGGCGTCTCTCTATACCATCCGCGTGGTGGCGGGGGCGGCGGCGAGCGGGGTGGACGCCTCGCTCTTCATGCTGATCTTCATCTTTCCGGTCTTCATCACGCTCGGCTGCGTGAAGCGCCTGACCGAACTGACGCTGGCCACTTCGGATGAACGGCTGCCGGGCCGGGGCTATGGGCGGCCAGACCGGCCAGACCTTCTGAACATGGCGCTGCTCGGCACTGTCGGTGCGCTCGTCATCTTCTTCGCCTATTCCTTCTCCGAGCAGGGCCGGGCGCTCTACCCCGATCAATGGCTGCTCTGGGTGGCGCTCCTGCCGATCGCGTGGTGGCTGAGCCGGATGGTGCGGCTCGGCTGGTATGGCAAGCAGGACTACGATCCGATCGTCTTCGCGATGAAGGACAAGCGCGGCATCGGCATCCTGCTCATCACGCTGAGCCTGATGTTCTACGCCGCCGGCCTGTGGCAAGAGTGGGCGACCTCGCTTTTCGGGAGGTAG
- a CDS encoding lytic transglycosylase domain-containing protein — MGLILKSIGGAVVGASFAAAAFAESERLQPDFTFRRVGVPPSGSTTGRISVQIDPEAPSAYFPPAPDAEESVPVIATSSSGAMAAVPRAPANVAWFWETISPSIADTGPGRLNAALGALNAAPEDARFSGPALQGMSDLARSHGTTILRETVGTNVSPALVLAVIAVESGGRSDAESGAGAGGLMQLMPDTASRFGVENRFDAVENIRGGVAYLDWLMQHFDGDPILVLAGYNAGEGSVRDNAGVPPYAETRAYVPKVIAAWKVARGLCVTPPELISDGCVFAVRDS, encoded by the coding sequence ATGGGGTTGATCCTCAAATCCATCGGCGGCGCCGTTGTCGGCGCGTCCTTCGCAGCCGCGGCATTCGCCGAGTCGGAACGGTTGCAGCCGGATTTCACCTTTCGTCGGGTCGGTGTGCCGCCGTCGGGCAGTACGACGGGGCGCATCAGCGTCCAGATCGACCCCGAGGCCCCGTCGGCCTATTTCCCGCCGGCGCCTGACGCCGAGGAGTCGGTTCCGGTAATCGCCACGTCGAGCTCGGGCGCGATGGCGGCCGTGCCGCGCGCGCCGGCGAACGTGGCCTGGTTCTGGGAGACGATCTCTCCCAGCATCGCGGACACCGGGCCGGGGCGCCTGAATGCCGCGCTGGGCGCGCTGAATGCCGCCCCCGAGGATGCCCGTTTCAGCGGGCCCGCCCTGCAGGGCATGTCCGATCTCGCCCGCAGCCACGGCACCACGATCCTGCGCGAGACCGTCGGCACCAACGTCTCTCCCGCGCTGGTGCTTGCCGTGATCGCGGTCGAAAGCGGCGGCCGCTCCGACGCCGAGAGCGGGGCAGGGGCTGGCGGCCTCATGCAGCTCATGCCCGACACCGCCTCTCGCTTCGGGGTCGAGAACCGCTTCGATGCCGTTGAGAATATCCGCGGCGGAGTCGCCTATCTCGACTGGCTGATGCAGCATTTCGACGGTGACCCGATCCTCGTCCTCGCGGGCTACAACGCGGGCGAAGGCTCGGTGCGCGACAATGCCGGCGTTCCGCCCTATGCCGAGACACGCGCCTACGTGCCGAAGGTCATCGCGGCCTGGAAGGTCGCGCGCGGGCTCTGCGTGACCCCGCCGGAGCTCATTTCGGACGGCTGCGTCTTCGCCGTCCGGGACAGTTGA
- a CDS encoding Flp family type IVb pilin, whose translation MKNFFNKFRRDEDGAVTVDWVVLTAAIVGLGIAVLSTVGTGTTALGDTISDRLASQTIVDY comes from the coding sequence ATGAAAAACTTCTTCAACAAATTCCGCCGCGACGAAGACGGCGCCGTCACCGTTGACTGGGTTGTGCTGACCGCCGCCATCGTCGGCCTCGGCATCGCCGTTCTGTCCACCGTCGGCACCGGCACCACCGCCCTCGGCGACACCATCTCCGACCGTCTCGCTTCGCAGACGATCGTCGACTACTGA
- a CDS encoding Flp family type IVb pilin, protein MTKLLSKFRRDEDGAVTVDWVVLTAAIVGLGIAVLSTVGTGTTALGDTISDRLASQTIVDY, encoded by the coding sequence ATGACCAAGCTTCTTTCCAAATTCCGCCGCGACGAAGACGGCGCCGTCACCGTTGACTGGGTCGTGCTGACCGCCGCCATCGTCGGCCTCGGCATCGCCGTTCTGTCCACCGTCGGCACCGGCACCACCGCCCTTGGCGACACCATCTCCGACCGTCTCGCTTCGCAGACGATCGTCGACTACTAA
- the cpaB gene encoding Flp pilus assembly protein CpaB has protein sequence MRAVFGLVLIVGVGLAGFAVYMAQGYLQETENALAAERAAAAQIVPTVDVYAVNRSVAYGEELTMEDVAVIKYVETAMPDGLFLTEEELFPQGPDVRRVVLRPMEPNEPVMAIKVTEPGEDAGITSRLSRGMRAFAIRVDVSTGVSGFLRPGDRVDVYWTGRSVTNSGDVEEVTKLIQSNVKLIAIDQTADGSAMNTTIARTVTVEATPQVVASLAQAQSTGRLSLSLVGTDDDTIAEAVEVDQRSLLGIPERQQVVEAEPEQVCTIKTRRGAEVVEIPIPCTN, from the coding sequence ATGAGAGCAGTATTCGGATTGGTTCTCATCGTGGGTGTCGGCCTTGCCGGCTTCGCGGTCTACATGGCGCAGGGCTACCTGCAGGAGACCGAGAATGCGCTCGCCGCGGAACGTGCCGCTGCGGCCCAGATCGTGCCGACCGTCGATGTCTATGCCGTCAACCGGTCCGTCGCCTATGGCGAAGAGCTCACGATGGAGGATGTCGCGGTTATCAAGTATGTCGAGACGGCGATGCCCGACGGCCTGTTCCTCACCGAGGAAGAGCTGTTCCCGCAGGGCCCCGACGTTCGCCGCGTCGTGCTCCGCCCGATGGAGCCGAACGAACCCGTCATGGCGATCAAGGTGACGGAGCCCGGTGAAGACGCCGGGATCACCTCGCGCCTCAGCCGCGGGATGCGGGCCTTCGCGATCCGCGTCGACGTCTCGACCGGCGTGTCGGGCTTCCTCCGCCCCGGTGACCGGGTCGACGTCTACTGGACCGGTCGTTCGGTGACCAACTCGGGCGATGTCGAGGAAGTGACGAAACTGATTCAGAGCAACGTGAAGCTGATCGCGATCGACCAGACGGCCGACGGCAGCGCGATGAACACGACCATCGCCCGCACCGTCACGGTCGAGGCGACACCGCAGGTCGTGGCGAGCCTTGCCCAGGCGCAGTCGACAGGTCGCCTGTCGCTGTCTCTCGTCGGCACGGACGACGACACGATCGCCGAAGCGGTCGAGGTCGACCAGCGCTCGCTACTCGGCATTCCCGAGCGGCAGCAGGTCGTCGAGGCTGAGCCCGAGCAGGTCTGCACGATCAAGACGCGCCGCGGTGCCGAAGTGGTCGAAATCCCGATCCCCTGCACCAACTGA
- a CDS encoding type II and III secretion system protein family protein, with product MKYDRFIRAAVTGFALALVGPVASGNAEVLSVMRGAASSSLNVTMNRAVVVESDTPFTEVSIANPGIADISTLSDRTLYVLGKEPGRTTLTLLGADGRLITNVEVQVTPDIDEFKERLAQILPGETIEVRTAANGIVLSGTVSSTVRLDRALELAERYAPERVSNLMSVGGVQQVMLKVRFAEMQRSVSKSLSASLSAQGTTLGGDLGLSAGTGGLVTNSGLTSSLNGNLPSVNQNAGATLFGFNAGGVEIGMLLEALESRGVVRTLAEPNLTALSGQEARFLAGGEYPVPISQDGGSIAVEYKPFGVELNFIPRVVDGDLINLELEAAVSSIDPANGFSQGGFTVDAFRRRETSTTVEMRDGESFAIAGLLSDDFIDLNNQLPFIGDIPVLGALFRSAEYERQQTELVIIVTPHLVTPTRGEALALPTDRVRPPSERDLFLYGRVEAPNGSGVATAPPQQGAAAEVARQDFSGSYGYVMD from the coding sequence ATGAAATATGACAGATTCATTCGCGCGGCCGTAACCGGCTTCGCGCTGGCCCTCGTGGGGCCGGTCGCCAGCGGCAACGCCGAGGTTCTCAGCGTGATGCGCGGGGCGGCATCCAGTTCGCTCAACGTCACGATGAACCGCGCGGTCGTCGTGGAGAGCGATACCCCCTTCACGGAGGTCTCGATCGCCAACCCCGGCATCGCGGACATCTCAACCCTTTCGGACCGGACGCTCTACGTGCTCGGCAAGGAGCCGGGGCGCACGACGCTCACGCTTCTCGGCGCGGACGGACGGCTGATCACCAACGTCGAGGTGCAGGTCACCCCCGACATCGACGAGTTCAAGGAACGTCTGGCGCAGATCCTGCCCGGCGAGACGATCGAGGTCCGCACGGCGGCCAACGGCATCGTCCTGTCGGGCACCGTGTCCTCCACCGTCCGACTCGACCGGGCGCTTGAACTGGCCGAACGTTACGCGCCCGAACGGGTGTCGAACCTCATGTCGGTCGGCGGCGTCCAGCAAGTGATGCTGAAGGTCCGCTTCGCCGAGATGCAACGTTCCGTGTCGAAGTCGCTCAGCGCGTCGCTGTCGGCCCAAGGCACAACGCTTGGCGGCGACCTCGGCCTGTCGGCCGGGACCGGCGGCCTCGTGACGAACAGCGGTCTCACCTCAAGCCTGAACGGCAACCTGCCGTCGGTGAACCAGAATGCCGGAGCGACGCTCTTCGGTTTCAACGCTGGCGGCGTCGAGATCGGCATGCTGCTCGAAGCGCTCGAGAGCCGGGGCGTCGTCCGCACGCTGGCCGAGCCGAACCTTACCGCCCTCTCCGGGCAGGAGGCGCGCTTCCTCGCCGGTGGCGAATATCCGGTGCCGATCAGCCAGGACGGCGGCTCGATCGCCGTGGAGTACAAGCCCTTCGGTGTCGAGCTGAACTTCATTCCCCGCGTGGTGGACGGCGACCTCATCAACCTCGAGCTCGAGGCCGCTGTGTCGTCGATCGACCCGGCCAACGGCTTCAGCCAGGGCGGTTTCACCGTCGACGCGTTCCGCCGCCGCGAGACCTCGACCACGGTCGAGATGCGGGACGGCGAAAGCTTCGCCATCGCCGGCCTGCTGTCGGATGATTTCATCGACCTGAACAACCAGCTGCCCTTCATCGGGGACATTCCGGTGCTCGGCGCGCTGTTCCGTTCGGCGGAATACGAGCGCCAGCAGACGGAGCTCGTCATCATCGTCACGCCGCACCTCGTCACCCCGACGCGGGGCGAGGCCCTGGCGCTGCCGACCGACCGGGTCCGCCCGCCGAGCGAGCGCGACCTGTTCCTCTACGGTCGCGTCGAAGCTCCGAACGGCAGTGGCGTCGCGACCGCCCCGCCCCAGCAGGGCGCGGCGGCCGAAGTGGCGCGGCAGGACTTCTCGGGCTCCTACGGCTACGTGATGGATTGA
- a CDS encoding OmpA family protein: MKTYLLSAAALALLAGCSTGPAGGPSTFDGEVGSAVLGASDFGSATLNNTLVQTGQQQYALVLAERFASEVPPMVNFAFDSTTLDAEARRILDIQATWIRQFPELRFSVYGHTDLVGSDAYNRQLGQRRAQAVVNYLASRGVDINRLEALVSYGETQPLVLTQTRERANRRTVTQVSGFLTRHPTVLNGKYAEVIFREYIESATPQRATEGIDSGDFAG, from the coding sequence ATGAAGACATACCTTCTTTCCGCCGCCGCCCTCGCCCTCCTCGCCGGCTGTTCCACCGGCCCCGCCGGTGGTCCGTCGACGTTCGACGGTGAAGTCGGCAGCGCCGTTCTGGGTGCCTCCGACTTCGGATCGGCAACTCTGAACAACACGCTGGTTCAGACCGGGCAGCAGCAATACGCGCTGGTGCTGGCGGAGCGCTTCGCCTCCGAAGTGCCACCGATGGTCAATTTCGCCTTCGATTCCACGACCCTCGACGCCGAGGCACGCCGGATCCTCGACATTCAGGCGACCTGGATTCGCCAGTTCCCGGAGCTGCGCTTCTCAGTTTACGGTCACACCGACCTTGTCGGGTCCGACGCCTACAACCGCCAGCTCGGCCAGCGCCGTGCGCAGGCGGTCGTGAACTACCTTGCCTCGCGCGGGGTCGACATCAATCGGCTCGAGGCGCTCGTCTCCTATGGAGAGACGCAGCCGCTCGTCCTCACCCAGACACGGGAACGCGCGAACCGCCGTACCGTGACACAGGTGTCCGGCTTCCTGACGCGCCACCCGACCGTGCTGAACGGCAAGTACGCCGAAGTGATCTTCCGTGAATATATCGAGTCCGCGACCCCGCAGCGGGCGACCGAGGGCATCGACAGCGGAGACTTTGCCGGCTGA